Proteins encoded in a region of the Benincasa hispida cultivar B227 chromosome 2, ASM972705v1, whole genome shotgun sequence genome:
- the LOC120071507 gene encoding uncharacterized protein LOC120071507: MFMDDSTESNPLNSLHDQDADDESEESLSFSDLPLDREKSDGHTHPESLRKNPRRSSSEPLDLFEFFSAGFITSEISPAEDLIFCGRLLPLNDHSPLTTRTAEKSFWKEEINRKQTVFRKRSESLSGLQSSVSRSNSAKFNLKRNSRSLDYRKLYRQKNSIFSPTAEIDRNCTINTGLKPDSLNKKASSKPRWYLLMFGMVKFPAEMDLRDIKSRQVRRSSSVLFPANENKGKFHCNRSSGEAAWRILRALSCKNHASVDVTASLTA; this comes from the coding sequence ATGTTCATGGACGACTCGACCGAATCCAATCCACTAAACTCTCTACACGATCAAGATGCAGACGACGAATCAGAGGAATCACTCTCCTTCTCCGATCTGCCGCTTGACAGAGAAAAATCCGACGGCCACACTCATCCGGAAAGCCTTCGCAAGAATCCACGTAGGTCCTCCTCCGAGCCTCTCGATCTCTTCGAATTCTTCAGCGCTGGATTCATCACCTCCGAGATTTCTCCGGCGGAGGATTTGATCTTCTGCGGCAGATTGCTTCCTCTCAACGATCACTCTCCACTTACTACTCGTACCGCCGAGAAGAGTTTCTGGAAGGAAGAGATCAACCGAAAACAGACTGTCTTTCGGAAACGCTCCGAGTCATTGTCCGGATTGCAGAGCTCCGTTTCTCGATCCAACAGTGCGAAATTCAATCTCAAGCGGAATAGCCGATCGCTCGATTACCGCAAGCTCTATCGCCAAAAAAATTCGATTTTCTCTCCTACGGCTGAAATCGATCGTAATTGTACGATCAATACCGGATTGAAGCCTGATTCACTGAACAAAAAAGCCTCGTCGAAGCCGCGGTGGTACTTGTTAATGTTCGGAATGGTGAAGTTCCCGGCGGAGATGGACCTCAGAGACATTAAGAGCAGACAAGTCCGCCGAAGTTCGTCGGTACTTTTTCCGGCGAATGAGAACAAAGGTAAATTTCACTGCAACCGGAGCTCTGGCGAGGCGGCTTGGAGGATACTTCGAGCGCTTAGCTGCAAGAACCACGCTAGTGTAGATGTAACGGCATCGTTAACTGCCTAA
- the LOC120071310 gene encoding uncharacterized protein LOC120071310 has translation MSCLALALQPANGSDILLQTREWFPPPRALVALTSFRQTRLAFAATKHQSHHASTVLGDDSSLADSIASLGDDPLAASNGQVIVGVESRYRVVYRLVNGIYVLGITTADQDNSINVFECIHIVNQAVSVIVTACRGVDVTPEKLSRKYAEIYMALDIVLRGVSNIRLAAMLASMHGDGLAKMVHSALDTENKIRGADNWNAVEVHSLEHQANVEAFSSARFELPAETLEAGDEIAATLAPVTQSVNEQDQQPQKTEEPAAEQDPFAASDMINKPEELVSGFKKTKDPSATDLTLALAGLEVPTLPPAEATQSTHIGVEGFEGNYGGIEFSTDQATMEETFEGFSDAWGGGLDPSEFVGPEKVKKTEGLGGLELLQTGPDGTKAVVADASGKGTPLENLVTKTEMKGPEMYIIEQISAEFRESLLARVGMMGVVYLKTLPPKTSDDKETEFSFRVEDTAPVKRFVVQGSRVSSLGNGMFHVRTAPSKEPIPIIKYSLLPRLTPLPLRVRLIQRHRGTLLSVMIQYAVNPDLPQPLNDVTFTLKLPVDPSLLQVSPKAILNRSEKELKWHVPEIPLKGSPGLLRARMPVDRNEEDDGEELEVVSYVKFSVQSYRSLSGISLRPATEGKTDFYETDHKFESGVYTCN, from the coding sequence ATGTCCTGTTTAGCCCTTGCTCTGCAGCCTGCTAATGGATCTGATATCCTCCTTCAAACTCGCGAATGGTTCCCTCCCCCGCGAGCGTTAGTTGCCCTAACCTCCTTCCGTCAGACGCGATTGGCTTTCGCAGCCACCAAGCATCAGAGCCACCACGCATCCACCGTCCTTGGTGATGATTCCTCACTCGCCGATTCTATTGCCTCCCTTGGTGATGATCCTTTGGCCGCTTCGAATGGTCAGGTTATTGTCGGTGTGGAGAGTCGCTACCGAGTTGTTTATCGCCTCGTCAATGGCATCTATGTCCTTGGCATTACCACTGCTGATCAAGATAATTCTATTAATGTCTTTGAGTGTATACATATTGTAAACCAAGCCGTCAGTGTCATTGTTACTGCCTGTCGTGGTGTTGATGTCACCCCCGAGAAGCTTAGCCGGAAATACGCTGAGATTTACATGGCGTTGGATATTGTTCTTAGGGGTGTCAGCAATATTCGGCTTGCAGCAATGCTCGCTTCAATGCACGGCGATGGTCTTGCGAAAATGGTTCATTCGGCTCTCGATACGGAGAATAAGATTCGTGGGGCTGATAATTGGAATGCCGTGGAGGTTCACTCGCTTGAACATCAAGCCAATGTGGAGGCATTTTCGAGTGCGCGATTTGAGTTACCCGCGGAGACTCTCGAAGCTGGGGATGAAATTGCTGCAACTCTTGCTCCTGTCACCCAGAGTGTGAATGAGCAGGATCAGCAGCCGCAGAAGACTGAGGAACCAGCCGCTGAGCAGGATCCTTTTGCGGCTAGTGACATGATTAACAAGCCTGAAGAGCTGGTGAGTGGTTTTAAGAAGACCAAGGACCCTTCTGCTACAGATTTGACTTTGGCGTTGGCGGGTCTTGAGGTCCCAACATTGCCACCTGCGGAAGCCACCCAATCAACACATATTGGTGTGGAGGGATTCGAAGGAAACTATGGTGGTATAGAATTCAGTACTGATCAAGCTACAATGGAAGAGACGTTTGAGGGCTTCAGTGATGCTTGGGGTGGAGGATTGGATCCATCTGAATTTGTGGGTCCTGAGAAGGTTAAAAAAACAGAAGGCCTTGGTGGCTTGGAACTGTTGCAGACGGGACCTGATGGAACGAAAGCGGTTGTTGCTGATGCTAGTGGTAAAGGGACGCCACTTGAGAATTTGGTGACCAAGACTGAAATGAAGGGTCCCGAAATGTATATCATAGAACAAATTAGTGCAGAGTTCAGAGAATCGCTTTTAGCAAGAGTAGGAATGATGGGAGTTGTATATTTGAAAACTTTGCCACCTAAAACTTCGGATGACAAAGAAACAGAGTTTTCATTTCGTGTCGAGGATACAGCTCCAGTTAAGCGATTTGTCGTGCAGGGTTCTCGTGTTAGTAGTCTTGGAAATGGAATGTTTCATGTGCGAACAGCGCCTTCAAAGGAACCCATACCAATTATTAAGTATAGTTTGCTACCTAGATTAACCCCATTGCCTTTGAGAGTTCGTCTCATACAACGTCATAGGGGGACTTTACTTTCCGTGATGATTCAATACGCTGTGAACCCTGATTTGCCACAACCTTTGAATGATGTGACTTTTACTCTCAAACTACCGGTTGATCCTTCATTGTTACAGGTGTCTCCAAAGGCTATATTGAATAGGTccgaaaaagaattaaaatggcATGTCCCCGAGATTCCTTTGAAGGGTTCTCCTGGTCTATTGAGAGCGAGGATGCCTGTGGATAGGAACGAGGAAGATGATGGAGAAGAACTTGAAGTGGTTAGTTATGTGAAATTTTCAGTTCAGAGTTATCGATCGCTATCTGGGATTTCTTTACGGCCCGCTACTGAGGGTAAGACAGACTTCTACGAGACAGATCACAAGTTTGAGTCTGGAGTCTATACATGCAACTGA